A genomic window from Vitis riparia cultivar Riparia Gloire de Montpellier isolate 1030 chromosome 18, EGFV_Vit.rip_1.0, whole genome shotgun sequence includes:
- the LOC117906406 gene encoding probable cellulose synthase A catalytic subunit 5 [UDP-forming] — translation MEASAGLVAGSHNRNELVVIRRDGESGPKPLQQLSGQICQICGDDVGLNVDGELFVACNECAFPVCRTCYEYERREGSQVCPQCKTRFKRLKGCARVEGDEEEDDIDDVDNEFNFEGRGKVDMQGALAEAMLQGHMTYGRAYDSDLPHVFHTMPQVPLLTNGQMVDDIPPEQHALVPSFMGGGGKRIHPLPFSDPNLPVQPRSMDPSRDLAAYGYGSVAWKERMENWKQKQEKLQMMKNENGGKDWDNDGDGPELPLMDEARQPLSRKLPISSSQINPYRMIIIIRLVVLGFFFHYRVMHPVNDAYALWLVSVICEVWFALSWILDQFPKWLPIDRETYLDRLSLRYEKEGQPSQLSPVDIFVSTVDPLKEPPLVTANTVLSILAVDYPVDKVSCYVSDDGAAMLTFEALSETSEFARKWVPFCKKFNIEPRAPEFYFAQKIDYLKDKVLPSFVKERRAMKREYEEFKVRINALVAKAQKVPEEGWTMQDGTPWPGNNIRDHPGMIQVFLGQSGGHDTDGNELPRLVYVSREKRPGFNHHKKAGAMNALVRVSAVLTNAPYLLNLDCDHYINNSKALRESMCFMMDPLLGKRVCYVQFPQRFDGIDKNDRYANRNTVFFDINMKGLDGIQGPIYVGTGCVFRRQALYGYDAPKTKKPPTRTCNCWPKWCCCGGRKKKKKTNKPKSELKKRNSRKADAGGHVPVCALEGIEEGIEGIESENVALMSEQKLEKKFGQSPVFVASTLLENGGTLKSASPASLLKEAIHVISCGYEDKTEWGKEVGWIYGSVTEDILTGFKMHCHGWRSIYCIPSRPAFKGSAPINLSDRLHQVLRWALGSIEIFLSRHCPLWYGYGGGLKWLERLSYINATVYPWTSIPLLAYCTLPAVCLLTGKFITPELSNVASLWFLSLFICIFATGILEMRWSGVGIDEWWRNEQFWVIGGVSAHLFAVFQGLLKVLAGVDTNFTVTSKAGDDVEFSELYAFKWTTLLIPPTTLLIINLIGVVAGISNAINNGYESWGPLFGKLFFAFWVIVHLYPFLKGLLGRQNRTPTIIIVWSILLASIFSLLWVRIDPFLAKSDGPVLEECGLDCN, via the exons ATGGAGGCCAGTGCCGGTTTAGTGGCTGGCTCTCATAACCGCAATGAGTTGGTCGTCATCCGTCGCGACGGTGAATCTGGA CCAAAGCCGTTGCAGCAGCTGAGTGGACAAATCTGCCAGATATGTGGAGATGATGTTGGGCTAAATGTGGATGGGGAGCTGTTCGTGGCCTGCAATGAATGTGCCTTTCCGGTTTGCAGAACTTGCTACGAGTACGAGCGCAGAGAAGGAAGCCAAGTGTGCCCCCAGTGCAAGACTAGGTTTAAACGTCTCAAGG GTTGTGCTAGAGTTGAGggtgatgaagaagaagacgacaTTGACGATGTGGACAACGAGTTCAATTTTGAAGGGAGGGGTAAAGTGGATATGCAGGGTGCTCTTGCTGAAGCAATGCTTCAGGGCCACATGACCTATGGCCGCGCCTATGATTCTGACCTTCCTCATGTCTTTCATACCATGCCCCAAGTTCCTCTCCTTACCAACGGTCAAATG GTTGATGATATTCCTCCTGAGCAACATGCTTTGGTCCCTTCTTTCATGGGTGGTGGAGGCAAAAGAATCCACCCCCTTCCTTTCTCAGATCCTAACCTTCCAG TGCAACCCAGATCCATGGATCCCTCCAGGGACTTGGCTGCATATGGATACGGAAGTGTAGCTTGGAAGGAAAGGATGGAGAATTGGAAacagaaacaagaaaaattacAGATGATGAAGAATGAAAATGGCGGCAAAGATTGGGACAATGATGGAGATGGGCCAGAGCTGCCACT GATGGATGAAGCAAGACAGCCATTGTCAAGAAAGTTGCCTATTTCGTCTAGCCAAATCAACCCATACCGAATGATCATCATAATACGATTGGTTGTCCTTGGTTTCTTCTTCCATTATCGAGTAATGCATCCTGTGAATGATGCTTATGCATTGTGGCTAGTCTCTGTCATCTGTGAGGTCTGGTTTGCTCTTTCATGGATTCTTGATCAGTTCCCGAAGTGGCTCCCAATTGACAGGGAAACTTATCTAGACAGGTTGTCCTTGAG GTATGAGAAGGAAGGTCAACCTTCTCAACTATCTCCGGTGGATATATTTGTGAGTACAGTTGATCCACTAAAAGAGCCTCCTCTGGTGACTGCGAATACGGTTTTATCCATTCTTGCTGTGGATTACCCTGTTGACAAGGTCTCTTGTTATGTTTCTGATGATGGTGCTGCTATGCTGACATTCGAAGCCTTGTCAGAAACATCAGAGTTTGCAAGGAAGTGGGTCCCTTTCTGCAAGAAGTTCAACATTGAGCCACGGGCACCCGAGTTTTATTTTGCTCAGAAGATAGATTACCTCAAAGACAAGGTGCTACCTTCATTTGTGAAGGAACGAAGAGCAATGAAG AGAGAATATGAGGAATTCAAAGTTCGGATCAATGCTTTGGTTGCCAAGGCACAAAAGGTCCCAGAAGAAGGGTGGACAATGCAGGATGGGACTCCATGGCCTGGGAATAACATCCGAGATCATCCTGGAATGATTCAG GTTTTTCTTGGTCAAAGCGGGGGTCATGACACAGATGGTAATGAATTGCCACGATTGGTATATGTCTCTAGAGAAAAGCGACCTGGGTTTAATCACCACAAAAAGGCTGGTGCAATGAATGCTTTG GTCCGAGTCTCTGCTGTGCTCACAAATGCACCATATCTGTTGAACTTGGATTGTGATCACTACATCAATAACAGTAAGGCTCTTAGGGAGTCTATGTGTTTCATGATGGATCCATTGCTTGGAAAGAGAGTCTGCTATGTTCAGTTCCCCCAGAGGTTTGATGGTATTGACAAAAATGATCGATATGCCAACCGAAACACTGTTTTCTTTGAT ATTAACATGAAAGGTTTAGATGGCATTCAAGGACCCATATATGTTGGGACTGGATGTGTGTTCAGAAGGCAAGCGCTATATGGTTATGATGCTCCAAAGACAAAGAAGCCACCGACAAGGACATGCAACTGCTGGCCAAAATGGTGCTGCTGTGGtggaaggaagaagaagaagaagactaaCAAGCCTAAGTCTGAACTAAAGAAGAGAAATTCTAGGAAGGCAGATGCTGGAGGACATGTTCCTGTGTGTGCTTTAGAGGGTATTGAAGAGGGAATTGAAG GTATTGAAAGTGAAAATGTGGCTCTCATGTCTGAGCAGAAGCTGGAAAAGAAGTTTGGACAGTCTCCTGTATTTGTTGCCTCTACGCTGCTAGAGAATGGTGGCACACTAAAAAGTGCCAGCCCGGCTTCCTTGCTTAAGGAAGCCATTCATGTGATTAGCTGTGGCTATGAAGATAAAACAGAGTGGGGAAAGGAG GTTGGCTGGATATATGGCTCGGTTACGGAGGATATCTTGACGGGCTTTAAAATGCATTGCCATGGATGGCGATCCATATATTGTATACCTTCAAGACCTGCATTTAAAGGGTCTGCACCCATCAATCTTTCTGATCGTCTTCACCAGGTCCTTCGGTGGGCTCTTGGttcaattgaaattttcttgAGCCGGCATTGTCCCCTGTGGTATGGGTATGGAGGTGGTCTGAAATGGTTAGAGCGTCTGTCGTACATAAATGCTACTGTATATCCATGGACTTCAATTCCCCTGCTAGCATATTGTACCTTACCTGCTGTCTGCTTGCTCACTGGGAAATTTATTACTCCAGAG CTTAGCAACGTTGCTAGCTTGTGGTTTCTGTCacttttcatttgtatttttgcAACTGGTATCCTGGAAATGAGATGGAGTGGAGTTGGAATTGATGAATGGTGGAGAAATGAACAGTTTTGGGTTATTGGAGGTGTTTCAGCACATCTGTTCGCGGTGTTCCAGGGACTTTTGAAGGTGTTAGCTGGTGTTGACACAAACTTCACTGTGACATCAAAAGCTGGGGATGACGTGGAGTTCTCAGAGCTGTATGCTTTCAAGTGGACCACATTGCTCATCCCACCCACCACACTGCTGATAATAAACCTGATTGGAGTTGTTGCTGGCATCTCAAATGCAATAAATAATGGGTATGAGTCATGGGGACCTCTGTTTGGTAAACTCTTCTTTGCATTCTGGGTGATAGTTCATCTCTATCCTTTCCTGAAGGGTTTGCTGGGTCGGCAGAACAGAACCCCCACGATCATTATCGTGTGGTCAATTTTGCTTGCCTCCATCTTCTCTCTTTTGTGGGTTCGGATTGATCCTTTTCTGGCCAAGTCAGATGGCCCAGTTCTGGAGGAATGTGGATTGGACTGTAATTAG
- the LOC117906726 gene encoding uncharacterized protein At1g76660 isoform X2 — MGSEQNRFPQQERERERERKRWGGCWGGLSCFGTQKGGKRIVPASRIPEGNASATQPNGPQAVGLTNQTTALAPSLLAPPSSPASFTNSALPSTAQSPSCFLSMSANSPEGPSSTMFATGPYAHETQLVSPPVFSTFTTEPSTAPLTPPPELAHLTTPSSPDVPFAQFLSSSMDLKSAGKTNYIAANDLQATYSLYPGSPASSLISPISRTPGDCLSSSFPEREFPPRWDPSISPQNAKYPRNGSGRLFGLDTASSSISQDSNFFCPATFAQFYLDHTQQSYPPFPSGGRLSLSRESDVYSSGGNGHQNRHNKNCKQDVEEIEAYRASFGFSADEIITTTQYVEISDVLEDSFTMTPFTSNKPDMEENVVPAVVHEGPKDQTNLLNEESLKSESGLVDEGGCCEGLPSCKTFEDHKSERQSGNESGSSTPGKHILTDEEEIFPKGASKIGRKYHLGLSSSDAEIDYRRGRSLREGKGDFAWHD; from the exons ATGGGGTCGGAGCAAAACAGATTCCCGCAGCAGGAACGGGAGCGCGAACGGGAACGG AAGAGATGGGGAGGATGTTGGGGTGGATTGTCTTGTTTTGGTACACAAAAAGGTGGAAAGCGTATTGTACCTGCATCTCGTATTCCAGAGGGCAATGCATCGGCAACCCAGCCAAATGGACCTCAAGCAGTTGGGTTGACCAACCAGACCACGGCACTGGCACCATCTCTTCTAGCTCCTCCTTCTTCACCAGCATCCTTCACAAATTCTGCACTTCCTTCAACAGCACAGTCACCCAGTTGTTTTTTGTCAATGTCTGCCAATTCACCTGAAGGTCCTTCATCCACAATGTTTGCAACTGGACCGTATGCCCATGAGACACAGCTGGTTTCTCCTCCTGTTTTCTCAACCTTCACAACTGAGCCATCTACTGCCCCTCTCACTCCCCCACCAGAGTTGGCTCATCTAACCACCCCCTCTTCCCCAGATGTTCCTTTTGCCCAGTTCCTTTCATCTTCCATGGATCTTAAAAGTGCTGGCAAGACAAATTACATTGCTGCCAATGATCTTCAAGCAACATATTCACTTTATCCTGGAAGCCCTGCCAGTAGTCTCATATCACCTATTTCAAGGACCCCAGGTGACTGTTTATCATCGTCTTTCCCTGAACGTGAGTTTCCCCCACGATGGGATCCTTCAATTTCTCCCCAAAATGCTAAATATCCAAGGAATGGATCTGGCAGGCTATTTGGGCTGGATACAGCTAGTTCCTCCATCTCGCAAGATTCAAATTTCTTCTGCCCTGCCACATTTGCTCAATTTTATTTGGATCATACTCAGCAGTCATATCCTCCATTTCCTTCTGGTGGGAGGCTGAGTCTTTCCAGGGAATCAGATGTTTACTCTAGTGGTGGAAATGGGCATCAGAACAGGCACAACAAGAATTGTAAGCAAGATGTGGAGGAAATAGAAGCTTATAGAGCATCCTTTGGGTTCAGCGCAGATGAAATTATCACCACTACTCAATATGTAGAGATTTCTGATGTATTGGAGGACTCATTTACCATGACACCTTTTACCTCTAATAAACCAGACATGGAAGAAAATGTAGTACCTGCAGTGGTACATGAAGGACCTAAAGATCAAACAAACTTGCTGAATGAGGAAAGCCTTAAATCAGAATCAGGTCTGGTGGATGAGGGGGGATGCTGTGAAGGGCTTCCCTCATGCAAAACCTTTGAAG ATCATAAATCAGAGAGGCAATCTGGGAATGAGTCTGGATCAAGTACACCTGGTAAGCATATTCTGACTGATGAAGAGGAAATATTTCCCAAGGGGGCATCCAAAATTGGCAGGAAATATCATCTGGGTTTATCAAGCTCTGATGCAGAAATTGACTATAGGAGAGGGAGAAGCTTGAGAGAAGGCAAAGGAGATTTTGCGTGGCATGACTAG
- the LOC117906726 gene encoding uncharacterized protein At1g76660 isoform X1 translates to MGSEQNRFPQQERERERERQKRWGGCWGGLSCFGTQKGGKRIVPASRIPEGNASATQPNGPQAVGLTNQTTALAPSLLAPPSSPASFTNSALPSTAQSPSCFLSMSANSPEGPSSTMFATGPYAHETQLVSPPVFSTFTTEPSTAPLTPPPELAHLTTPSSPDVPFAQFLSSSMDLKSAGKTNYIAANDLQATYSLYPGSPASSLISPISRTPGDCLSSSFPEREFPPRWDPSISPQNAKYPRNGSGRLFGLDTASSSISQDSNFFCPATFAQFYLDHTQQSYPPFPSGGRLSLSRESDVYSSGGNGHQNRHNKNCKQDVEEIEAYRASFGFSADEIITTTQYVEISDVLEDSFTMTPFTSNKPDMEENVVPAVVHEGPKDQTNLLNEESLKSESGLVDEGGCCEGLPSCKTFEDHKSERQSGNESGSSTPGKHILTDEEEIFPKGASKIGRKYHLGLSSSDAEIDYRRGRSLREGKGDFAWHD, encoded by the exons ATGGGGTCGGAGCAAAACAGATTCCCGCAGCAGGAACGGGAGCGCGAACGGGAACGG CAGAAGAGATGGGGAGGATGTTGGGGTGGATTGTCTTGTTTTGGTACACAAAAAGGTGGAAAGCGTATTGTACCTGCATCTCGTATTCCAGAGGGCAATGCATCGGCAACCCAGCCAAATGGACCTCAAGCAGTTGGGTTGACCAACCAGACCACGGCACTGGCACCATCTCTTCTAGCTCCTCCTTCTTCACCAGCATCCTTCACAAATTCTGCACTTCCTTCAACAGCACAGTCACCCAGTTGTTTTTTGTCAATGTCTGCCAATTCACCTGAAGGTCCTTCATCCACAATGTTTGCAACTGGACCGTATGCCCATGAGACACAGCTGGTTTCTCCTCCTGTTTTCTCAACCTTCACAACTGAGCCATCTACTGCCCCTCTCACTCCCCCACCAGAGTTGGCTCATCTAACCACCCCCTCTTCCCCAGATGTTCCTTTTGCCCAGTTCCTTTCATCTTCCATGGATCTTAAAAGTGCTGGCAAGACAAATTACATTGCTGCCAATGATCTTCAAGCAACATATTCACTTTATCCTGGAAGCCCTGCCAGTAGTCTCATATCACCTATTTCAAGGACCCCAGGTGACTGTTTATCATCGTCTTTCCCTGAACGTGAGTTTCCCCCACGATGGGATCCTTCAATTTCTCCCCAAAATGCTAAATATCCAAGGAATGGATCTGGCAGGCTATTTGGGCTGGATACAGCTAGTTCCTCCATCTCGCAAGATTCAAATTTCTTCTGCCCTGCCACATTTGCTCAATTTTATTTGGATCATACTCAGCAGTCATATCCTCCATTTCCTTCTGGTGGGAGGCTGAGTCTTTCCAGGGAATCAGATGTTTACTCTAGTGGTGGAAATGGGCATCAGAACAGGCACAACAAGAATTGTAAGCAAGATGTGGAGGAAATAGAAGCTTATAGAGCATCCTTTGGGTTCAGCGCAGATGAAATTATCACCACTACTCAATATGTAGAGATTTCTGATGTATTGGAGGACTCATTTACCATGACACCTTTTACCTCTAATAAACCAGACATGGAAGAAAATGTAGTACCTGCAGTGGTACATGAAGGACCTAAAGATCAAACAAACTTGCTGAATGAGGAAAGCCTTAAATCAGAATCAGGTCTGGTGGATGAGGGGGGATGCTGTGAAGGGCTTCCCTCATGCAAAACCTTTGAAG ATCATAAATCAGAGAGGCAATCTGGGAATGAGTCTGGATCAAGTACACCTGGTAAGCATATTCTGACTGATGAAGAGGAAATATTTCCCAAGGGGGCATCCAAAATTGGCAGGAAATATCATCTGGGTTTATCAAGCTCTGATGCAGAAATTGACTATAGGAGAGGGAGAAGCTTGAGAGAAGGCAAAGGAGATTTTGCGTGGCATGACTAG